The DNA segment CCCTTGAGTGTCCTCTCATTCAGAAAATTCATAGGATGAGTCCTGAAGGCATCGTCTTGTCTTGGCACACCAACCAGTACCGCAACACCCCATCCCTCAAacattaatattcaataaatcgCTAGTAATTAGCTAGGCAGTAATTAGAATAAGAGAATAGTTTCTACAAGCCTAGACCTAGACCGATCTTTAGAAGACTGATCATAGGTATTAAAGTTCATAAGCACATAAATTGGAGATATGAATGGGTTGGTCTGAACCGATGTGGAGGATACATTACCTCATGAACACATTCAAATGCTTGAATCATGGCTTGAACACTTCCTGTGCACTCCACACTCCGGTCCACTCCACCATCTGTCATCTCAGTGATGACTTGCTGAACAGGCTTGTCATGCTCTCTAGGGTTCACAAATTCGGTCACACCGAATTTCTTAGCTGCCATAACACAAACAAAACTCAATGCAAATGTGGAGACTACATTAAAGAAagactaataaaattttaactacCTTCCTCGAACCTATTGGGGTTGAGATCAACACCAATGATCCTACCAGCACCAGAGATTCTAGCGCCTTCTGCAGCTGCTAAACCAACAGCACCAAGACCAAAAACGGCAACACTCTGACCTCGTTTTGGTTTAGCCACGTTCAAAGTTGCTCCTAGCCCAGTGGATAAACCGCAACTAACGATGCAGACTTTGTCAAGAGGAGCTTCCGGGTTGATCTTAGCCACCTGACCGGAGTGTACCACAGTGAACTCACTGAACGTAGAGGTTCCGAGGAAGTGGTGAATGGGTTTGCCATTGGTGGAGAATCTTGATTCACCGTCGTGAATCATGCCGCCTCGGTCGGTGTTGATCCTGAGGAGATCACACATGTTGGATTCCTCAGAGTGGCAGTGACGGCAATTGCCACATTCCCCGGTGAAGATGGTCAAAACGTGATCTCCTGATTGAAGATCAGTCACTCCTTCTCCAACACTCTCCACAACCCTAAAACCAAAAATctattaaaccctaaaacttgtGAAAGAAGATTAAGGCTGTTTTTTTCTTACCCTCCAGCTTCATGGCCTAAGATACGTGGAAACAACGGCGTTTGTCCCTGCGTAATCAAAACTCAGAAACCTTGTGATAAGACTCAGGATCAGAGCTAGGTTATAATAGTGAACTTTGTTTAGGTCTTATTGATATACCTTTGCTTCCCAGAAGCAAACATCAGTGTGACAGAGAGAAGTGAAGTGAACCTTGATACGAACTTCATGTTTCTGCGGTGGAGCAACCTCTACTTCCTCCATCACCAGTGGCTTTCCGGCTTCCCATGCCACAGCAGCTGTAACCACAACCatgtaacatttttttaatctcaccatataattttttcattataaaaactcGCATCATAATAAGTGATAAGAACACGTATGATCAAAACCTCAAATGGTGAAATCTTATTAAAACTAACTAACAGATAGAAATGATTgcaaaacaaggaaaaaaagaCCAGCTTAAAAATAAGAACCTAGGCATCGAATAAAGTGACCAGCCGTAGACATTATCAACAACGACAGAACTTGATCTTTAGTTTTGTTTGCTTGATGGTAAGAGATGAGCGAGGAGAAGTGATTTTTATCGAGCTGGTAATGAAAGAGGATGTGTCTTTACAGAAAGTGACATCTTGTTATTTTTGTAAGTCGACATGTGTTGAAGATAGTTTCGGCTTCCACCTGGTGTTTCCATTGTTCATCCACGTGCGTTTGTAGAACCAGAAAGCACACCCACCGATTGCTTTGTTTCGGTATGCTTTACTTTAATTGgtactaaatatttcttttggCCATCAAGGtggaattttttttcctaatggATTTTAATTTCACTTTCGTATTGCAACGATCAAATTAGACCGAAACTAATGTTAAAACcggtttaaatattaatgtatgatgttactaaactaaattgattaaaattagaGCAATTTCTTACATTTTAGAACCTTTTTTTAAAGACGAactatggtttttttttgttgggatTGCTTGCCATCTTGTTGGGCCCAAAATAAGCAAAGCCCACCAAAAGGTTTTAGTGTATCATCATCTCTTTAAACCCTAAACGGCTAAACCTAAGTCCTAATTCctaaactcttcttcttcatcttcttcttcttcttcggagaTTCGCTGCAGTCACAAGATTCACAATGGTTGAAGGAAAGGGTTTCCTGGTGAGCTCGGTCACTGAGCTTCACCGCAaagagaagcagaagaagaaaggcAAATCCGGAGGATTCGAGTCTCTAAACCTCGGTCCCAATGTCTACAACGCAATCAAGAAGAAAGGGTACAAAGTTCCCACGCCGATCCAGCGGAAGACGATGCCTTTGATCCTCTCCGGCGTCGACGTCGTCGCCATGGCGAGAACGGGTTCCGGAAAAACCGCAGCTTTTCTCATCCCTATGCTTGAGAAGCTCAAACAGCATGTTCCTCAGGGTGGTGTTAGAGCGCTTATTTTGTCGCCTACTCGTGACTTGGCTGAGCAGACTCTCAAGTTCGCTAAGGAGCTCGGGAAGTTTACAGGTTTGGTCTTTGTTTCCTTGTCTGAAGAACTCAGTTTCAGCCTAATCTCAATAATTAAACACTTGTTTTAGTAGTGTTTTAAACACCTTATGATGTCTGAGGAACTCAATTCTAACCTAATCTCAAATCTTAAAACACTTGTTTCAGTTTTGTCTTAATCACCTTATGATGTCTGAAGAACTCAATTCTAACCAAAAACACTTGTTTGTGTAGTGTGTTTAAACACTTTATGATGTCTGAAGAGCTCAATTGTAACCTAATCTCAATCTTAAAACATTTGTCTCAGTTGTGTTCTAAATACTATCGATTCCGTTATGTTGTCTGAAGAACTCAGTTCTGACTAATCTCAATCTTTACTTGTTTCAGTTGTGTGTTTAAACACATTTTGCTTCCTTTATGATGTCTGAAGAactcaattttaaattaaagtaTTAAACCATTTGTTTCAGTCGTGtttcaacatttttttgattcCTTTATGATGTCTAAAGAACTCAATTCTCATTTAATCAACCTTAAAACACTTGtttaagttgttttttttaaacatctttttatttctttattgttTCAGATCTCCGAGTTACCTTACTAGTCGGTGGTGACAGCATGCAAGACCAGTTCGAAGAGCTAACAAAGAGCCCCGACGTGATCATCGCAACCCCGGGGAGACTCATGCATCTCCTAGAAGAGGTAGACGACATGTCACTAAGAACAGTCGAGTACGTGGTCTTCGACGAGGCAGACAGTCTCTTCGGCATGGGTTTCGCCGAGCAGCTCCACCAGATCCTAGCCAAGCTAGGCGAAAACAGACAGACTCTCCTCTTCAGCGCCACCTTACCAAGCGCGCTCGCAGAGTTCGCAAAGGCCGGTCTGCGCGAGCCTCAGCTAGTTCGTTTAGACGTGGAGAACAAGATAAGCCCCGACTTGAAGCTCTCGTTTCTAACCTTAAGACCCGAAGAGAAGTACGCTGCGTTGATATACTTGGTGAGAGAGCATATAAGCTCTAACGAACAGACGATCATATTTGTTTCAACAAAGCACCACGTGGAGTTTGTGAACTCGCTGTTTAAGCTCGAGAACATCGTTCCCTCTGTGTGTTACGGTGATATGGACCAAGACGCGCGGAAGATCCACGTGTCGAGGTTCAGAGCGAGGAAGACAATGCTGCTGATCGTCACTGATATCGCTGCTAGAGGTATTGACATACCGTTGCTTGATAATGTTATCAACTGGGACTTTCCACCGAGGCCTAAGATCTTCGTCCATAGAGTGGGGAGAGCCGCTAGAGCTGGCCGTACCGGCTCTGCGATATCCTTCGTCACGCCTGAGGATATACCGTATCTGTTGGATCTTCATCTGTTCCTGTCCAAACCCATCAGGCCCGCGCCTACTGAGGACGAGGTGTTGAAGAATATGGAGGAAGTGATGAACAGAACTAGTGAAGCTATAGAGAGTGGAGTCACTGTGTACGGCCGTTTCCCTCAGAAGACGATTGATCTTATCTTTAACAAGATCCAGGAGATGATTGATTCCTCTGCGGAGTTGGATTCTCTTGAGAGAACATCCAGAAAGGCTTTTCGTTTGTATACGACGACAAAACCAGCTCCATCAAAAGAGTCCATTAGGAGAGCAAAGGCCTTACCTAGAGAAGGGTTGCATCCAATGTTTAAAAGTATAATTGAAGGTGGTGAGTTAGAGGCAATGGCGTTTTTTCAGAAGATTAAAAACTTCAGGTGAGTAGTATAGTTATCTTTTATTCATTCATCTGTAGTTTTATACcagttttgattaatttataatGGTGGTTGATCTGTGGTGGTAGACCCAAGCAGACCATACTTGAAGCAGAAGGTGAAAATGCCAAAGCTAGAAATGTGAAGGTGATTTTTGTTCTTcctctatatatatagttatgatatTTGTAAGTAAGTAGCTGAAGAAGAAAATGTTTTGGGTTACTGTACAGGGTTTGCAATGGGTGGATGTGATGAAGAGGAAAAGGGAAGTTCATGAGGAGATCATTAATAAGAGACATGAGCAGAGTCAGAAGACTTCTTCCAATAATCATTTAGAAATGGTAATCCTTAAGCTTTGAAGTACTCGTGTATGTGCCCATTAGTTTTACTCACAGAAGTGTTTTGGATATCTAGGAAGTTGATGAACCTATTACCACTTCTATTGAGGACAAGATAGCTGGAAGCAAAGGTATGCGTACTACAAGTTTATCTGTGGTGCTtggttgtttttttcttttttacttctTTGATTAAACTTAGCTTCATATAAACTCTCGTTTTGATTTCAGTAAGCGGTAAGAAAAGAACGGCGCAACAAACTTTCAAGGATGAAGAGTTCTATATCAGCTCCATACCTGTTAACCACGTATGTTTTAGCTCTCAAAGCTACAATGCTTATGatcattttgttttattctaCTGATGTGGATATGAACGCATGAGTTTGactctttgtttcttttattaacGCAGCATTCGGAGGCAGGACTATCTGTGAGGGGTAACGAAGGGTTTGGATCAAATAGGTAAAAAGATTTGTGTTCTTTTTTGGTGGCATTTCAAATGTTATAGTTCTTTTCTGTATGATATTGACAAGCCTTATGTCCTTGTTTCGGATTGTAGATTGGACGCTGCTGTGCTAGATCTAGTGGCAGATGATGGCCAGGGAATGAAGCAGCAGAAAACTAATTATCACTGGGACAAGGTAATAAAGAGTTAAGATACATCATAATAATGTCCCAAACTGTAATCTTATTTAACTGGATTTGTCTTTGGTAAACAGAAAAGTAAGAAGTTCATCAAGTTGAACAATGGAGATCGTGTAACAGCCAGTGGCAAGGTAATAAGAAACTTGTCTTTTGGTTAAAAGAATGTTTGATAGTTTCTAACTTGGAGCTCTCTTGTAACTAAATACAGATAAAGACAGAGAGTGGAGCCAAGGTGAGGGCAAACAAAGCAGGTGCAATATACAAGAAATGGAAAGATAGCACGCACAAGAAAGCGTTCAGCCGAGAGGATGGTGATGGAGACGACACACCAAGCATGTCAGGTAGAGGTGGGCGACGCGGGAAGAGATGGTCAGCATCAGTGCCTAACGCACATGTGCGTTCAGAGATCAAAGATCTGGAGCAGGTGCGCAAGGAGAGGCAGGAGAAAGCTAACAAAATGTCTTATCTGCATAGCAAGAGAGGTGGTGGCAGAGGAGGGGCCAGGGGAGGTCGTGGTGGAGGAAGGGGAAGCGGTAGGGACTTTGATGGT comes from the Brassica napus cultivar Da-Ae chromosome A7, Da-Ae, whole genome shotgun sequence genome and includes:
- the LOC106356941 gene encoding alcohol dehydrogenase class-P, with translation MSTAGHFIRCLAAVAWEAGKPLVMEEVEVAPPQKHEVRIKVHFTSLCHTDVCFWEAKGQTPLFPRILGHEAGGVVESVGEGVTDLQSGDHVLTIFTGECGNCRHCHSEESNMCDLLRINTDRGGMIHDGESRFSTNGKPIHHFLGTSTFSEFTVVHSGQVAKINPEAPLDKVCIVSCGLSTGLGATLNVAKPKRGQSVAVFGLGAVGLAAAEGARISGAGRIIGVDLNPNRFEEAKKFGVTEFVNPREHDKPVQQVITEMTDGGVDRSVECTGSVQAMIQAFECVHEGWGVAVLVGVPRQDDAFRTHPMNFLNERTLKGSFFGNYKPKTDIPGVVEKYMNKELDLDKFITHTVPFSKINEAFDYMSKGECIRCIIDMGA
- the LOC106353487 gene encoding putative DEAD-box ATP-dependent RNA helicase 29; translation: MVEGKGFLVSSVTELHRKEKQKKKGKSGGFESLNLGPNVYNAIKKKGYKVPTPIQRKTMPLILSGVDVVAMARTGSGKTAAFLIPMLEKLKQHVPQGGVRALILSPTRDLAEQTLKFAKELGKFTDLRVTLLVGGDSMQDQFEELTKSPDVIIATPGRLMHLLEEVDDMSLRTVEYVVFDEADSLFGMGFAEQLHQILAKLGENRQTLLFSATLPSALAEFAKAGLREPQLVRLDVENKISPDLKLSFLTLRPEEKYAALIYLVREHISSNEQTIIFVSTKHHVEFVNSLFKLENIVPSVCYGDMDQDARKIHVSRFRARKTMLLIVTDIAARGIDIPLLDNVINWDFPPRPKIFVHRVGRAARAGRTGSAISFVTPEDIPYLLDLHLFLSKPIRPAPTEDEVLKNMEEVMNRTSEAIESGVTVYGRFPQKTIDLIFNKIQEMIDSSAELDSLERTSRKAFRLYTTTKPAPSKESIRRAKALPREGLHPMFKSIIEGGELEAMAFFQKIKNFRPKQTILEAEGENAKARNVKGLQWVDVMKRKREVHEEIINKRHEQSQKTSSNNHLEMEVDEPITTSIEDKIAGSKVSGKKRTAQQTFKDEEFYISSIPVNHHSEAGLSVRGNEGFGSNRLDAAVLDLVADDGQGMKQQKTNYHWDKKSKKFIKLNNGDRVTASGKIKTESGAKVRANKAGAIYKKWKDSTHKKAFSREDGDGDDTPSMSGRGGRRGKRWSASVPNAHVRSEIKDLEQVRKERQEKANKMSYLHSKRGGGRGGARGGRGGGRGSGRDFDGGSGRDFAGRSSRGGRGGGSSRGGRGGGFGGGRGGGSGGGRGGSSRGGKRGGGGGGKRGRGR